A part of Nocardioides plantarum genomic DNA contains:
- a CDS encoding polyprenyl synthetase family protein translates to MAEVEKALHDHAASPSPYVTEAARHLFAAGGKRFRPLLVLLAAEAGADPGSADVLTAACVVEITHVGSLYHDDVMDEASLRRGADSANSRWDNHVAILTGDWLFAKSSELTAQLGADAVTIQAATFTRLVEGQILEGVEPDGDPLQHYLDVVAGKTGSLIATSARYGARFSGTTPEVEEALTAYGEIVGSAFQLSDDILDIASDSDESGKTPGTDLREGVPTLPVLMALASTDPADARLRELLRADLTDDALHAEALGLLRQHPALEQARAYVIARAQEAKALLAILPEGPVRTALEDFADVVAVRSS, encoded by the coding sequence ATGGCCGAGGTCGAGAAGGCCCTGCACGACCACGCGGCCAGCCCGTCGCCGTACGTCACGGAGGCGGCACGCCACCTCTTCGCCGCCGGCGGCAAGCGCTTCCGTCCGCTGCTCGTGCTGCTCGCTGCCGAGGCCGGAGCCGACCCCGGCTCCGCCGACGTGCTGACGGCCGCCTGCGTCGTCGAGATCACCCACGTGGGCTCGCTCTACCACGACGACGTGATGGACGAGGCCTCCCTGCGCCGCGGTGCAGACTCGGCCAACTCACGGTGGGACAACCACGTCGCGATCCTCACCGGCGACTGGCTGTTCGCGAAGTCCTCCGAGCTCACCGCCCAGCTCGGTGCCGACGCCGTCACGATCCAGGCCGCCACCTTCACCCGCCTCGTCGAGGGCCAGATCCTCGAGGGTGTCGAGCCCGACGGCGACCCCCTCCAGCACTACCTGGACGTCGTCGCCGGCAAGACCGGGTCCCTGATCGCCACCTCGGCCCGCTACGGCGCCCGCTTCAGCGGCACGACCCCCGAGGTCGAGGAGGCGCTGACGGCCTACGGCGAGATCGTCGGCTCGGCCTTCCAGCTCTCCGACGACATCCTCGACATCGCCTCCGACTCCGACGAGTCCGGCAAGACGCCCGGCACCGACCTGCGCGAAGGCGTCCCGACCCTTCCGGTCCTCATGGCCCTGGCCTCGACCGACCCGGCCGACGCCCGGCTGCGGGAGCTGCTGCGCGCCGACCTGACCGATGACGCCCTCCACGCCGAGGCCCTCGGCCTCCTGCGTCAGCACCCCGCCCTCGAGCAGGCCCGCGCGTACGTGATCGCCCGCGCCCAGGAGGCCAAGGCCCTGCTCGCGATCCTCCCCGAGGGTCCGGTCCGTACGGCGCTCGAGGACTTCGCCGACGTGGTGGCCGTGCGTTCCTCCTGA